One Argopecten irradians isolate NY unplaced genomic scaffold, Ai_NY scaffold_0510, whole genome shotgun sequence DNA window includes the following coding sequences:
- the LOC138312892 gene encoding uncharacterized protein: MPRGKFWRRGLAAKKGNGHPSNKGLTSDVDMGTPPVKKALVDDMGTPPVEKALVDDGLSVPFQKCFTSDIDMGTPPVKKALVDDMGTPPVEKALVDMKGTPPKKALEVDLSTSLSTGLSIDLSNDQNTGLNKDLSCSLNNKLSNASTNFMETDLNTEWNESTSELSNNLTQDLSTSLILAKNTELQTETNISQQPTTGRNFLNQTVKKPLNSVGKNLSTTVLNKNRKRKPLYNIMLVTAKYERIRKKINDKAIKKQTTNSKRKRKIKKKPLYNIMLITNKSNRKKSKVTQMSADAIQPDQNTEKYTRMGKQAMRKRNITNPKKKCLQSQKLPSNVRKISKNLVVVTEKNAQCTEKCCIRTTGKTKCASNGKSKAKICSSKQKKGILKYRLKAQTNDEQLQIDQSSVQNLKTDDTKLPSIKHETRKRKPKVIGGKLKLDHENTTSPEQIHLSDEMMKSVEHRIAELSFLKHVEDVCAERNVNLKRNSEKDQTQLADNTAFTSSMDVIFEKQTGPVTYYFQKLSFCTKCKLISKLGIETNIISSETCDRRILGKPLNTKIIMGDGNCFFRALSFAVSDEESHHKLLRKAVVAHMIKFQNKFNSYLRLGYKSVPEYLSKKSMLHDGTWATEVEILAAADLLQTDIYIFDEAVHSWQLFSANQVDKRTKVELEAIYMTHCDQTHYNVVLSVDTVFAVEGHGSNKVISGVNSIEDNKSTTYVGSGETIHLSNVLHNCDTIQGNFHQGHHRFSENAGKQCVLNSLSALLYSREKKMSLWTAVDLDHTLIKGDEIYGYLRQSSTMNYDYLSIPDIPRHIEYNEKMFKIEFQESLSGTFGNVEDLDHFQFVTLFEALQIALDQENVHGAFITFKGNTFIVVKQTAGYFVFDSHSRNRSGLQISDGSSILKFLHNVQEVYCHCINLARSMNHSPQDMFEVTAASVEHHRVETNLFPSNVTVPDMQKDTSLKEDKERYLDSIIYEARNVINSSKNKQTLLDKYFQYQTNMSKNKLLQSTKDLDFKSDRKQYMNSYMKKRRASEDYRIKDRKYTEKAMKKVRTSEKYCEKELAAQRATRQNPQRKMINKQNTLKSKRKAREDKEFCQLEYKAQKAARQKPDMKIKTKQNTKQNTLKSMKKAREDKEFCEQEYKAQKAARQKPDMKIKTKQNTLKSMRKAREDKEFCEQEYKAQKAARQKPDMKIKTKQNTLKCMRKAREDKEFCEQEYKAQKAARQKPDMKIKSQQNTLKSKRKAREDKEFCEQEYKAQKAARQKPDMKIKTKQNTLRSKRKAREDKEFCEQEYKAQKAARQKPDMKIKTKQNTLRSKRKAREDKEFCEQEMQAKKLKRMDPLQLDCERILKQESRKRCRNNERDKDKVVKGIKRTNNDFCEHETELSLKRKMGESIEQCIEKFHKKAAEGPLFVCTCCHQTWFPRSVVKLSNTNISEQSKTYCTGLKSQNEEEWLCRTCLASLKEEKIPRLSGKNGMIWPTKPDVLQLHPLEERLISQRIPFMQIRELPRGGQLSAKGNVVNVPVDIQPTVNALPRQIDEHVTIAVKLKKRLSHKSACFTENVRPNAVMNALQWLMENSEMYKNAGLSINTSWKDDVQSDPSEMISEYTGKSQLNDDREIETAEDQFCEISSDECIQGNSDTLVDEADTDTNKVYVFAPGENQRPLSLYEDKDAEYLCFPTIFCGQKRKENSERHTPVHYSDIAKWEMRSVDRRAAHSVPNIFFKLKKIQAKQISDKVNLALRRCKSDGKTLTAGQARDSSTTNEIVRLNEGYYIFRTLRNSPAYLSSKKKDVFAMIRQLGLPTWFMSLSSADTRWPDLLKTLAQLDGKTLSNDDLRKADWNFKTNLVQKDPVTCARFFDNRVQLFVNSFLKSQHNPIGDVTDTFRRVEFQNRGSPHIHMLLWTDNAPRYPDDNVESLIAFVDKYITCSLQTDNPELAELVQLQVHKHSKTCKKGGKPVCRFGFPLPPLPRTMLLEPLETDVAEYRKKYTDLQKKMNEYKDGCSLSFLDFLQTVVQMEETEYIKCIRASLKGPKIFLRRNPAEMRVNYYNLAILQAWHANLDIQFVLDPYACATYIVSYISKSQRGISALLEKASQEAVEGNMDLRRQVRHIGNKFLNFVEVSAQEASYLILQMPLTQATRDVVFINTSPPDERVFLLKSQEDLQNLPENSTDIKADNMITRYTKRPKQLENWCLADVVSELEVTFPKEEFPRADKISEYNDDDTFGEENFEQEDVLVHLKNGIKIRRRKNKRVIRYVGYSKKTNSEQYFRERILLFLPWRNESTDIINGYTTFEQHYRSKANIINAIQKKYENFVDELEQARLQAECELNDFDEVAPNTEHNEAEDADIGPQPSEQFVHFDPDTQCHKEYDIGPDIGLPAKTSDVQTSPVRISEQQYHRLLQSLNCKQREFHNHVSHWIQHRDEPLYAFLTGGAGTGKSVVIETIYQTLHRALCSEEGENPDDVRILLCAYTGKAAFNINGMTIASAFHKKMYQTQQNMYSDELNTYRTKYRNLSVIIIDEISMVGNKLLAFIHERLQQLTGTKQDFGGVSIIAVGDLYQLSPVGDSWIFKDLSCPGQGLAKNLWKEHFTMFELTEIMRQKDDLKFSELLNRLRHNQLTNEDKQLIFSRQIEVSAMHYPHAAPHLFIENKFVDDFNNNFMQNLATNKVNVKADTDVLSQTKLSQDVKKILIENLPDKQANTGQLKTNLTVAVNMIYDISVNIDVADGLTNGSTCVVKHIEYKHSAVRPSIVWVLFGEEKIGAMRRNQYQHLFGNNIETSWTPIFETKRTFMYNRKTFERIQFPLQPSAAKTVHKAQGATLDKVVVSLSQSRKRKIPHIHYVALSRVRTLNNLHIIDFNEGSLSKDNDVDTEMQRLNDNGLKLCFTPLYNVEMQGKFLFNNARSFHKHFPDIKSDPNVYAADVVGIAESWLCSSDRNDAFHLQGFNMFRNDASHSQTRPHHGLITFVKYSSHVSKYENYSTENIEFSYLSFNLCDSEVQCVVIYKKPACPISHFYTIMKDHLVPLLKLNENLVIMGDFNVDLTKAGCNTFIRFMESTFHCTQSINQSTTKMKSQLDLIFTNFGERETGVLEAYWSDHNMVYCAVKSII; the protein is encoded by the coding sequence ATGCCTAGAGGGAAGTTTTGGCGAAGAGGGCTTGCTGCAAAGAAGGGGAATGGCCACCCCTCAAACAAAGGCTTGACGAGTGACGTTGACATGGGTACGCCCCCTGTAAAAAAGGCACTGGTTGACGACATGGGTACGCCCCCTGTAGAAAAGGCACTGGTTGACGATGGTTTGAGTGTTCCATTTCAAAAATGCTTTACGAGTGACATTGACATGGGTACGCCCCCTGTAAAAAAGGCACTGGTTGACGACATGGGTACGCCCCCTGTAGAAAAGGCACTGGTTGACATGAAGGGTACGCCCCCGAAAAAGGCACTTGAAGTTGATTTGAGCACTAGTTTGAGCACTGGTTTGAGTATTGATTTGAGCAATGATCAAAACACTGGTTTGAACAAAGATTTAAGCTGCAGTTTGAACAATAAATTAAGCAATGCTTCGACAAATTTTATGGAAACTGATTTGAATACTGAATGGAATGAATCTACCTCTGAATTGAGCAATAATTTGACACAAGATTTAAGTACTAGTTTGATCTTAGCAAAGAATACTGAATTACAGACAGAAACCAACATTTCTCAACAGCCAACTACAGGTAGAAATTTCCTGAACCAAACTGTGAAAAAACCCTTAAATTCTGTTGGAAAAAACTTGAGTACCACAGTTCTGAATAAGAACAGAAAACGTAAACCTTTGTATAACATTATGCTAGTCACTGCTAAGTATGAACGCATAAGAAAAAAGATTAATGACAAAGCTATAAAAAAGCAGACAACAAACTCCAAAcggaaaagaaaaataaagaaaaagcCTCTCTACAATATCATGCTgataacaaataaatcaaaccGGAAAAAAAGCAAAGTTACACAAATGTCAGCAGATGCAATTCAACCTGatcaaaatactgaaaaatataCCAGGATGGGTAAACAAGCAATGAGAAAAAGAAACATCACAAATCCAAAGAAAAAATGTCTACAGAGTCAAAAATTGCCATCAAAtgttagaaaaataagcaaaaaccTAGTTGTGGTCACAGAAAAGAATGCCCAATGCACAGAAAAATGTTGCATCAGAACTACAGGGAAAACTAAATGCGCCAGCAACGGAAAATCAAAGGCAAAGATTTGCTCAAGTAAGCAAAAGAAAGGAATACTAAAGTATAGATTGAAGGCACAAACAAATGATGAGCAATTGCAAATTGATCAAAGTTCTGTACAAAACTTGAAGACTGATGATACAAAACTTCCTTCAATCAAACATGAAACAAGGAAGAGAAAACCAAAAGTTATTGGCGGAAAATTAAAACTTGATCATGAAAATACAACATCACCTGAACAAATCCACTTAAGTGATGAAATGATGAAATCAGTAGAGCATCGTATTGCAGAACTATCTTTTCTAAAGCATGTAGAAGATGTTTGTGCTGAGAgaaatgttaatttaaaaagaaattcagAGAAAGACCAAACTCAACTTGCTGATAATACAGCTTTTACCAGCAGTATGGAtgttatttttgaaaaacaaactgGTCCTGTTACTTACTATTTTCAGAAATTATCGTTTTGCACAAAATGCAAACTGATCAGCAAGTTGGGTATTGAAACGAACATTATATCATCTGAAACATGCGACCGAAGAATCTTGGGAAAACCTCTGAACACGAAAATCATAATGGGTGATGGAAATTGTTTCTTCAGAGCCTTGTCGTTTGCGGTATCAGACGAAGAAAGTCACCATAAATTATTGAGGAAAGCAGTTGTTGCGCATatgataaaatttcaaaataaattcaacaGCTATTTACGTCTGGGTTATAAGTCTGTACCTGAATATTTGTCGAAGAAAAGCATGCTACATGATGGTACATGGGCTACTGAAGTCGAGATCTTGGCTGCAGCAGACTTGCTTCaaacagacatttacatttttgatgAAGCAGTACATTCATGGCAGCTCTTCTCTGCAAATCAAGTAGATAAAAGAACAAAAGTGGAACTGGAAGCCATTTATATGACACATTGCGATCAGACACATTACAATGTTGTATTGTCTGTAGACACAGTCTTTGCTGTTGAAGGTCATGGATCAAACAAAGTCATATCAGGAGTAAATTCTATAGAAGAcaataaatcaacaacataTGTTGGTTCAGGTGAAACTATACATTTGAGCAATGTGTTACATAATTGTGATACTATTCAAGGGAATTTTCATCAGGGCCATCACAGGTTTTCTGAAAATGCAGGAAAGCAGTGTGTACTTAACAGTTTATCTGCTCTTCTATATagtagagagaaaaaaatgagtCTCTGGACAGCTGTTGATTTAGACCATACTCTTATAAAAGGAGATGAAATATATGGGTATCTAAGACAAAGTTCCACAATGAATTACGATTATCTCTCTATACCAGATATCCCACGacatatagaatacaatgaaaaaatgttcaaaatagAGTTTCAAGAATCACTATCAGGAACCTTCGGAAATGTCGAGGATTTGGATCATTTTCAGTTTGTTACACTGTTTGAAGCACTGCAGATTGCTTTAGATCAAGAAAACGTCCATGGTGCATTTATTACATTCAAAGGTAACACGTTTATTGTTGTCAAGCAAACAGCaggatattttgtatttgattcACACTCTAGAAATAGATCAGGCTTGCAAATTTCAGATGGGAGCAGTATTCTCAAATTTCTCCATAATGTTCAAGAGGTGTATTGTCATTGCATAAACCTGGCAAGATCAATGAACCATTCACCACAAGATATGTTTGAAGTAACAGCTGCTTCTGTTGAACATCATCGCGttgaaacaaatttatttcCCTCAAATGTCACAGTTCCTGATATGCAGAAAGATACAAGCTTAAAGGAAGACAAGGAAAGATATTTGGATTCAATAATCTACGAAGCGAGGAATGTAATTAACAGTtcaaaaaacaaacagacacTGTTGGACAAATATTTTCAGTACCAAACAAATATGAGTAAAAATAAATTGCTACAAAGCACAAAGGATTTAGACTTTAAATCGGACAGAAAGCAATACATGAATAGCTACATGAAAAAACGTAGGGCAAGTGAAGATTATAGAATCAAGGATAGAAAGTACACAGAAAAAGCCATGAAGAAAGTGAGGACATCGGAGAAATATTGTGAAAAGGAGCTTGCAGCTCAAAGAGCCACACGACAAAACCCACAAAGGAAAATGattaataaacaaaacactttaaaaagtAAGAGAAAAGCAAGAGAAGACAAAGAGTTTTGTCAGCTAGAGTATAAAGCACAAAAAGCTGCTAGACAAAAACCtgacatgaaaattaaaactaaacaaaacactaaacaaaacactttaaaaagtatgaaaaaagCAAGAGAAGACAAAGAGTTTTGTGAGCAAGAATATAAAGCACAAAAAGCTGCTAGACAAAAACCTGACATGAAAatcaaaactaaacaaaacactttaaaaagtATGAGAAAAGCAAGAGAAGACAAAGAGTTTTGTGAGCAAGAGTATAAAGCACAAAAAGCTGCTAGACAAAAACCTGACATGAAAatcaaaactaaacaaaacactttaaaatGTATGAGAAAAGCAAGAGAAGACAAAGAGTTCTGTGAGCAAGAGTATAAAGCACAAAAAGCAGCTAGACAAAAACCTGACATGAAAATTAAATCTCAACAAAATACTTTAAAAAGTAAGAGAAAAGCAAGAGAAGACAAAGAGTTTTGTGAGCAAGAATATAAAGCACAAAAAGCTGCTAGACAAAAACCTGACATGAAAatcaaaactaaacaaaacacttTAAGAAGTAAGAGAAAAGCAAGAGAAGACAAAGAGTTTTGTGAGCAAGAATATAAAGCACAAAAAGCTGCTAGACAAAAACCtgacatgaaaattaaaactaaacaaaacacttTAAGAAGTAAGAGAAAAGCAAGAGAagacaaagaattttgtgaGCAAGAGATGCAAGCAAAGAAATTAAAACGAATGGATCCACTGCAATTAGACTGTGAAAGAATATTGAAACAAGAAAGTCGGAAAAGGTGTAGAAATAATGAAAGGGACAAGGACAAAGTTGTAAAAGGTATTAAACGAACAAACAACGATTTTTGCGAACATGAGACAGAACtttcattaaaaagaaaaatgggCGAATCTATTGAACAATGTATTGAAAAATTCCACAAGAAGGCAGCAGAAGGTCCACTTTTTGTGTGTACATGTTGCCATCAAACATGGTTTCCACGGAGTGTTGTTAAGCTTTCTAACACAAATATCAGTGAGCAAAGTAAAACCTATTGTACAGGATTGAAATCACAAAATGAGGAAGAATGGCTGTGCAGAACTTGTTTAGCATCACTGAAGGAGGAAAAAATTCCAAGACTTTCTGGAAAAAATGGAATGATATGGCCTACAAAGCCAGATGTGTTGCAGTTACACCCTCTTGAAGAAAGACTGATATCACAGAGAATACCTTTTATGCAAATAAGAGAATTGCCTAGAGGAGGTCAGCTGTCAGCTAAAGGAAATGTGGTAAATGTGCCTGTTGACATTCAACCAACAGTAAATGCTTTACCAAGACAGATTGATGAGCATGTAACCATTGCAGTTAAGTTGAAAAAACGTTTATCTCATAAATCGGCTTGCTTTACTGAAAATGTTCGCCCAAATGCTGTTATGAATGCACTACAATGGCTAATGGAAAACAGCGAGATGTATAAAAACGCAGGATTAAGTATCAACACTTCATGGAAAGATGATGTTCAGAGTGATCCAAGTGAGATGATATCTGAATACACGGGTAAATCACAATTAAATGATGACAGAGAAATTGAAACTGCTGAAGACCAGTTTTGTGAAATTTCATCAGATGAATGTATCCAGGGAAATTCTGATACACTTGTTGATGAAGCTGACACTGATACCAACAAAGTGTATGTATTTGCACCTGGTGAAAACCAAAGACCCCTTAGTTTGTATGAAGATAAAGATGCAGAATATCTTTGTTTCCCAACAATATTTTGTGGTCagaaaaggaaagaaaacaGTGAACGCCACACTCCTGTTCATTACAGTGATATTGCAAAATGGGAAATGAGAAGTGTTGATAGGAGGGCTGCTCATTCTGTTCCAAACATATTtttcaagttgaaaaaaatacaagCAAAACAAATAAGTGACAAAGTCAACCTTGCACTTCGGCGATGTAAATCTGATGGCAAAACTCTGACGGCAGGTCAAGCAAGAGATTCATCAACAACAAATGAAATTGTGAGGTTGAATGAAGGCTATTacatattcagaacattacgcAATTCTCCAGCATACCTGTCATCAAAAAAGAAAGATGTTTTTGCAATGATAAGACAACTTGGTCTGCCTACATGGTTCATGTCTTTATCATCAGCAGATACAAGATGGCCTGATCTTCTCAAAACCTTGGCTCAGTTAGATGGGAAAACTCTGTCAAACGATGATCTTAGAAAAGCAGACTggaatttcaaaacaaatttagtTCAAAAAGATCCTGTTACCTGTGCAAGATTTTTTGACAACAGAGTTCAACTTTTTGTCAACTCGTTCCTAAAAAGTCAACACAATCCTATTGGTGATGTCACGGACACATTTCGTAGAGTAGAATTCCAAAACAGAGGCTCACCACACATTCATATGCTTTTATGGACTGACAATGCCCCAAGATATCCAGACGATAATGTAGAAAGCCTCATTGCATTTGTTGACAAGTATATTACCTGCTCCTTACAAACAGACAATCCTGAACTAGCAGAACTAGTACAACTTCAGGTTCATAAACATTCTAAAACCTGCAAAAAAGGTGGTAAACCTGTGTGTAGATTTGGGTTCCCATTACCTCCTTTACCAAGAACTATGCTTCTAGAACCACTGGAAACTGATGTTgcagaatatagaaaaaaatacacagATCTTCAGAAGAAAATGAATGAATACAAAGATGGCTGCAGTTTAAgttttctggattttttacaAACAGTAGTGCAAATGGAAGAGAcagaatatataaaatgtatcagAGCATCACTGAAAGGTCCTAAAATATTTCTCAGGAGAAACCCTGCTGAAATGAGGGTGAATTACTACAATCTAGCAATACTCCAGGCATGGCATGCAAACCTAGACATTCAGTTTGTTTTAGATCCCTATGCATGTGCTACCTACATAGTATCTTACATCAGTAAGTCTCAGAGAGGTATTAGTGCTTTGCTTGAAAAAGCCTCACAAGAAGCAGTAGAAGGAAATATGGACCTAAGACGTCAAGTCAGGCATATAGGCAATAAGTTCTTGAACTTTGTAGAAGTCAGTGCCCAAGAAGCTAGTTACTTGATTCTGCAAATGCCACTCACACAAGCTACAAGAgatgttgtttttataaatacttCCCCTCCTGATGAAAGGGTGTTTCTCTTGAAAAGTCAAGAAGATTTGCAAAATCTACCTGAGAATTCAACTGATATCAAAGCAGATAATATGATTACCAGGTACACTAAAAGACCAAAACAACTTGAGAATTGGTGTTTAGCAGATGTAGTATCTGAACTTGAAGTAACATTTCCTAAGGAAGAATTTCCAAGGGCAGATAAAATATCGGAATACAATGACGATGATACATTTGGAGAAGAAAACTTTGAACAGGAAGATGTGTTAGTTCACTTAAAGAACGGAATTAAGATACGAAGAAGAAAGAACAAAAGAGTTATACGGTATGTTGGTTACAGCAAGAAAACTAACTCTGAGCAGTACTTTCGAGAAAGAATTCTTCTTTTCCTGCCATGGCGCAATGAGAGTACCGACATAATTAATGGGTACACAACCTTCGAACAACATTATAGAAGCAAAGCTAACATCATTAATGCtatacaaaagaaatatgaaaactttgttGATGAACTGGAACAAGCCCGACTTCAAGCAGAATGTGAACTTAATGATTTCGATGAAGTGGCTCCAAATACAGAGCATAATGAAGCAGAAGATGCAGACATAGGTCCACAGCCTTCAGAGCAGTTTGTACATTTTGATCCAGACACACAATGTCATAAAGAGTATGATATAGGTCCAGATATTGGTTTACCTGCTAAAACCTCGGATGTGCAGACGAGCCCAGTCCGAATCTCTGAACAACAATACCATAGACTCCTACAGTCTTTAAATTGCAAACAAAGAGAATTTCACAACCATGTCAGTCACTGGATCCAACATAGAGATGAACCACTATATGCATTTTTAACTGGAGGTGCAGGAACAGGAAAATCAGTTGTTATTGAAACCATTTATCAGACTTTGCATAGAGCTCTTTGTTCAGAAGAAGGAGAAAATCCGGATGATGTTCGAATTTTATTATGTGCATATACAGGAAAAGCAGCATTTAACATCAACGGAATGACCATAGCATcagcatttcacaaaaaaatgtacCAAACACAGCAAAACATGTATTCAGATGAATTGAACACCTACAGAACAAAGTACAGAAATCTTTCTGTAATCATCATAGATGAGATATCAATGGTTGGAAACAAGCTACTAGCATTTATCCATGAGAGACTGCAGCAGTTGACTGGTACTAAACAAGATTTTGGAGGTGTCAGTATAATTGCTGTTGGTGATTTGTACCAGCTTTCGCCAGTTGGAGATTCCTGGATTTTCAAAGACCTGTCATGTCCAGGCCAAGGCCTTGCAAAAAACCTGTGGAAAGAACACTTTACAATGTTTGAGCTTACTGAAATAATGCGACAAAAAGATGACCTTAAATTTTCTGAACTACTTAACAGACTGCGACACAATCAGTTGACAAATGAAgacaaacaattaattttttcacGTCAAATTGAAGTAAGCGCAATGCATTACCCACACGCAGCTCCTCAtcttttcattgaaaataaatttgttgatgattttaacaataatttcatGCAAAATCTTGCTACAAATAAAGTAAATGTCAAAGCTGATACAGATGTTTTATCACAAACCAAACTGTCACAAGATGTGAAAAAGATCCTGATAGAAAATCTTCCAGACAAACAAGCCAATACTGGACAATTGAAAACTAATTTAACTGTTGCTGtcaatatgatatatgatatttctGTAAACATTGATGTTGCTGATGGGTTGACAAATGGCAGTACATGCGTGGTAAAACACATCGAATATAAACATTCAGCAGTCAGACCATCAATTGTATGGGTATTATTTGGTGAAGAAAAAATTGGAGCAATGAGAAGAAATCAATACCAGCAtttatttggaaataatatAGAAACATCCTGGACACCCATCTTTGAAACAAAACGAACTTTTATGTATAACAGAAAAACATTTGAAAGAATACAGTTTCCACTTCAACCTTCTGCTGCAAAAACTGTTCACAAGGCACAAGGTGCAACCCTTGACAAAGTTGTAGTAAGTTTGTCACAAAGTAGAAAACGCAAAATTCCACACATTCATTATGTAGCACTCTCTCGAGTTAGAACACTGAATAACTTACACATCATTGATTTCAAtgaaggaagtctatcaaaagACAATGATGTTGATACAGAGATGCAAAGATTAAATGACAATGGATTAAAGTTGTGTTTTACTCCACTATATAATGTTGAAATGCAGGGTAAATTTCTTTTCAACAATGCCAGATCATTTCACAAACATTTTCCCGACATAAAGTCTGACCCCAATGTTTATGCAGCTGATGTAGTTGGAATAGCTGAGTCTTGGCTTTGTAGTAGTGATAGAAATGATGCATTTCACTTACAAGGGTTTAATATGTTCAGAAATGACGCCTCGCATTCGCAGACTAGACCTCATCATGGACTCATTACATTTGTCAAATACTCTTCACATGTCagcaaatatgaaaattattccACAGAAAACATTGAATTTTCTTACCTGTCATTCAACCTTTGTGATTCTGAAGTGcaatgtgttgttatttacaagaagCCTGCTTGTCCAATTTCACACTTTTATACTATCATGAAGGACCACTTGGTACCACTTTTAAAGTTAAATGAAAACCTTGTCATTATGGGAGATTTCAATGTAGATTTAACAAAAGCTGGATGTAACACTTTCATAAGGTTTATGGAATCAACATTCCACTGCACACAAAGTATCAATCAGTCAACTACTAAAATGAAGTCACAATTGgatttgatatttacaaattttggcGAGAGAGAAACTGGTGTGTTGGAAGCATATTGGTCTGATCATAATATGGTGTATTGTGCTGTGAAATCCATTATTTAA